The DNA sequence TACTGTACTAGTACTATATAAATGATATATAGTAATGCTTTATGGTGCCGTCATGTGGCAACCAGCTAGCAGCGTGCTAAAATTACTGGTCTTTATATTATATTTGTATAATACTATAGTCTCATTTGAATCCACAAAAATTGAATTACACGCGCCAAGCAACCACGTAGCAGTGGGATAAAATGATGCATATTGACACTATAAACAACATCTGCCACCGCTATTTAAGTAATTGAGTATATCAATTTATCAACAGAACAGACAGGCCAAACAATACTGTAGCATGGGCATGCactaggaaaaaaacaaacaaacaaaaagaaaagaaaaataaactgttgaaACAGATAAGAATCAGTAGAAATCTTTACACGTTATTCAACCAGTGTCCGCCCATTTCTGCGTCAAATAAAATGTGAGCAAGAACTTGTGAATCTTATGCATGTTGATTTCATCTTATTTagtgttctttatttttgtacagATCACATATGTTGAACAGCCCCTAAAAGACCTCACTCGTGCCTTGGGGACATACGGTGTAAAGGATGGAGACGTGGTGGTTCTCCGGCAAGCTGACAGAAGGCCACCACCGGCTCAGCCCGCCTTCCCAGGTAATACACATGAAAACTAATAAACATGTcgtttatgtatgtattttatTGAGGGAGATGTTTAATCTGAATCTTATTGCTGTTGGATGAGTTACGAGAGACGTGACATAATAATAATGTCGTTATGCAGTACGCTAATCTTCTACCCTTTACCCTTTCTGTTATTTAGGTCTGCCCCGTATTGACTTTAGTTCCATCACAGTCCCAGGCACCTCTTCTTCAGCCAATCAACATGGTGCCGTACGACCACAGCAACAGGCTCCACCGCAGCGTGCCGCACAGCCTTCCACGCCAATGGCCTTTCGTGGGTCCTCTCCTCAGGGGCTGGACGACCCCGCCTTACTTCAGCAGATGCTTTTATCGAATCCACACGAGCTATCGCTCCTCAAGGAGAGAAACCCGCCGCTTGCTGAGGCCCTGCTGAGCGGAGACTTAGGTGAACTAAAACAGAGTAATGGGTGTGCTTGTCGTCTTTTAATTCACAATGAATCGGCCATGTTAGCATAATTGTGTTTCCTTAGAGCGTTTCACCAAAGTGCTGCTGGAGCAACAGCAGGATCGAGCCAAGAGGGAGCAGGAGAGAatcagacttttgaccgctgaTCCTTTTGATTTGGAAGCCCAAGCAAAGATTGAAGAGGACATCAGGTAGGAACAGACCTGAAAGCTTTCAACGTTAATCACTTAGAGACATTCACAACACATAATAATCCCCATCCTATGAGGCACAGCTTTACTTTCAACTGCCACTCGCGTGTTTTGGTTGAATATTTATGAATtgtttgtgatttttcttttacactTACTGTTGAATTTATTTTAGGCAGCACAATGTGGAAGAAAACATGACCATAGCAATGGAGGAGGCCCCAGAAAGCTTTGGACAGGTGGTTATGCTGTACATTAACTGCAAAGTCAATGGCCACCCTGTGAAAGCTTTTGTTGACTCAGGTAATGAGCATTAAATCCTGATACGAACAGTAGTGGGGCTGCAcaataaaattacattaaaaaaaaatgaaaagatttttgtttttatttttctccaatgtgaaaaaaatgccaAATGATTTAAATTTGCTCTCTTTGAAAGGaataaatcacattattttgGGGGGTGGTTTTTCAGGCATCAGTTAGAAAATATGCATTCTTTAACAAGCTTAATGATATCCTACTGGTTTTAAAGTATCGTCAATCTTGCTCCATACTCTGAGGGTGAGGCTTTTTAATACCCCAAACGCCTCGCTGTCTGTGGCATCAGAGGGAGATGTGCCACTTAAAGGCGAAGGCTCGAGGCAGGActgtatgaaaacaaacaaaataccaGCCTAATACTTATCAGAGtgtgtgggatactgtttgtttCTCACAGTCATTAAAGAAGTGTCTCGTGGTGCTGTTGTAGAGACTCCTCACCCAGTCTGGGTAGCAGTCTTGTCAGGTGGAGACAGGACTGTTATAGCAGCTTTCAGGTCTTTATAGGTGTGGACAGATTTAGGTGTGGAAAATAGGGTTGCAACCATGCAATATAGGCTGACAAATACAGGTGTGTAGTTGTGGTTTACATATGAGGTATCTTTAAACACATTTTGGTTTTAgttttcactgatttttttttcccacttttaGGAGCCCAGATGACCATCATGAGCCAAGCATGCGCAGAGCGCTGCAACATTATGCGACTGGTGGACAGACGCTGGGCCGGGATCGCCAAAGGAGTGGGCACCCAGAAGATCATTGGCAGAGTTCATTTGGGTTTGTGTCAAGAGTGTTTCTACTATGAacaattttactttttatgcaGAACAGTCACAAATGTTTGCCTAGCTACCttgctatgccttctaatacATCCAAATTTAAGTCTCTGCATCACGTTTTCAGTgtattgattctttttttttcttcctttttttgttcctcATAATCCAGCTCAGGTCCAGATAGAGGGAGACTTCCTTCCTTGTTCTTTCTCCATTTTAGAAGACCAGCCTATGGATATGCTGCTTGGCCTGGATATGTTGAAGAGACACCAGGTGTGAGCTCCTTTTATCTGAGCAGTGGTGTTTTCTTGAGAAACGGGGCGCATGGGAGTTTTTGCCCTCGTGCAgaagtttttatttagttatctTCTTATTTTTGTCAGAAAAGAAATATCGCTGACAAAAATGATTAGTCAACGACGTTAACACTGGAAAGTTTAGAAAAGCTTAGTTTTAtacgtttctgtttttcttgcaGTGTTCGATCGACTTGAAGAAGAGCGTCCTCCTGATCGGCACTACAGGCACAGAAACTCGCTTTTTGTCTGAGGCGGAGCTGCCAGAGTGTGCCCGACTAGCGTACGGCACAGAGGGACGTGAAGATGCGCGCCcagaggagctggctgacaGAGAACTGGCAGAGGCGCTTCAGAGGTCCATACAGGAAAGCGGTAAAAAACCGTTTATGTGTGCACTTCAGGCTGTTTCTCATTGAGCTTTTTTCCAGCTCAGTTGGAACTACATTTGCATGTGCCACTTAAAGCTTTTTACTCTCAACTCCATTTATGCAGTCACATGATCACTTCATGTCATCACCTCAGCAAGTTAAGTGTACCTTAGTATAAGACGACAGGAGGCAGTCAGGCAAATGAGGgcacatttaaaacagaaataagcTTTTTAggcttaaaacaaaacaaactgatgaatgaaacaaaatgattcaaaatatatatacatatatttaccaTTTATAAAGTTCACCATCCTTACTGTCCATACCAGGTGTATTGTGATCTAAAAGTACCTCTTCAGATTAAGTTTTAGCGAATCGTGTCCCTGAAAGTGCTTCCTCAAAACTGTTTCATTATAGTGAGTTCATATAGGACAACTACAATTTGTCTGATTATGATGTAGACTCCAGTGCAGATGGATCTGAAGAGTGTGAGAACAGAACTTGAAACCTCCTACGCAGACAAacggaaaaaaacatgttgtgcCAACAGAAACGTAGGTGGGGATTTATATGAACCAGAATCTATGGCAGACCAAGAAATAATAGATTCATAAACAGGATTAAATGTTGCCTTATCGTCTCATTATTGTTTAAAATCTCAGACAACATCTGTATCTAactaaaagttttaaaaagagtcCTCtaattgtgaaataaaatctaTTTAATATACATATAAGAAAAAATTGAGAGGAAATAGTGCCAGTAATAAACTGTATCAATTAAAAGACAGTTCAGTTTAATGGTGATTTCGCAACATAGCGTGCTTCTCTGGTGTGTGGACAGTGGCTTAAAATGCCTGCAGTGTTGacaaaactaataataaaagcAATCACTCccattgtatttgtacagttACTTAACTTCACTATGACAAAATGTTAGCATGGGAAACATCAGTTATGGTTAATGGCAGCTTGTCGGTCCCCTGCCGTCTCACTTTGTGGACAGTGTGAATTTGTCAACCACTTTAATGcttaaaactttttatttttgccgTCGGTCTAGCAACAGACTCGTTTTACAAGCATTCTTTTAAATTACCATAATTCTCTTACTGTTTGAGCTAGACACAAAATTCAAAGGGTTTTGGAAAGAAGAGAATATGAGCTTTACATGTTGATTTGATGTATCACAGTAGCACAAAGCATTCACAAGGTAGGTCTGTctgaacacagagagaaaaatcaGCTCTATCTAGATGAAGACATTACAGTACGGTAACTCCTTAACTGTGTTGAGCTAGAGAGAAAATTTAAATGGTTCCTGAAAGATGAGAATTGTTTTATAATTTCACAGTAGTCCAGGTGACATGTCTGATAGTTGTGTGATAAAGGGTTAAACTGTTCATCATTAGCTATTCCAGCACCAAATAAATACTTTGGCATCATTATAGTGAAGTTTCTCCTTTAGGGTGTTGTGAGTGTTGTAAGTTAGTGGATTATTACATGACAACATTTCTTGTCCAGCAACTTTTCTAATGTataaacaggttttttttaagaaaatattgaaatataagAGTTTAATTATGTCATTTTTTGACATCGCTCACTCCTACTTTAGAAAGTTACCAACACAGATACACTGTCAGTGGAAAGTGGCGCTTTTCCACCCATACAGGACTCTTCAGTTTCCCTTTAATACTCACATTATTATTTGTGCAAGAACCCCATtaagtctttgttgttgtttccagTGATGCCCAGCAATGACTGGAGGTTGTTAATGGACTCGAGTCAGGAGAGACAGTTTAATCAGCCCACAGTTTTAACTGCTGAACAACCCTTTGAATTGAGCTCCCCTGACCTCTTTGTCAGGACCTAGACCTGAgaaattttaaatttatttatttatttatttttggatgACACTTttcacatctgtgtgtgtgaaaaggcCGATAGTTTGGTGCATGCCCTGTGTGTGACTGCTAACTTTCTCCGTCCCTTTGCATgatgtgtgtggtgtgtgccCTAACCCCTGAGCAGGACAGCACTGATGCATTTGGAGACAGCTGGAGAGGGCCCTACCAACCAGGTACTGCAAAATTCACAAGTCCATTGCCAGTGCTAAGTCCATTgctatttgtttcttttattttgctgttattTTGCTGCTGGGTCAGGTAATCAGTGTTgtacctttgttgttatttacTGATGCATTTATTGTGATTATTTATATTTGATTGAATTAGAATAGGAAATTCattataattaatattaatgaataatgaataaagTATGTTAGTATAGAATGCATTGAAGAATTTCGGTAAGAGAATATGTATTTCTGTTTGGTTCTAAAGCTATTAAATTGACATTGTTCAAGTTACTATCCCACACTGGGTTTCACAGTTTAATTCCTAGGCATATTTTCTCTTGTGATAGACACTGCAGATGGACAAACTACCTCACCGCAGCCCCAACCATTTTCATTACCCAAAACCTTAGGCCAAACGTCGTCAGCCACCTCCCCTTCCCAAAGCCTCTCCTCTGATCAACCCCAGAACCCAACCCTGGATCGCTCTCAGTCTGCCCCTGCCGCCATGCAGCAGACCTTAGCACCAGGGCAGTGCCAGGATCGACCTGGCTTCCAGGAGCTTCCTCAGCCTTCATCCCCAGCAGAGGATGGAGCTTCTATACCTCACCATATCCACCCTGACCCTTTGCCTCTCCATAGCAACTCCGAGGTGCCCCCTCTAAGCAGTCCCTCAACAGATGTTGTGCGTTCGTGTACCCCTCCTGCAGACATGAACTACGTATCCCAGGATCCAGGGGGAGAGCTACAGCCTGGAGCCATAAAGGGGGATGCTGAATCAGATGAGGTGGAGAACAGCTCCATGCTTCCCCATTCAGAGGAACTTTCCCCCATTCAGCCCATGGAGCAGGAGGTGACAGAGTGTGATACTGCTGTTACAACGGAAGTCGGTCCAGGTGCTCCCAGGGAACCTGACTCAATTGAAATGGAGTCTCCCACTGCTTCTGACAGTGTGGTGTGCTCTGAGAGGGATCAGCCTGATGGAGAGCACTGCTCCAGCTCTGAAAGCATCCCCTCGTTGGCATCTGCCCTTAGGGAGCTCCATGAGCTGCTGGTATCCAACAACTGTGCTCAGTCACAAAATCGCAGCACCTCCTGCTCTCCTTCAAATCCATTCAGGCAGGACACAGACAACATGTCCCCCGAACCGTGCACCTCAATCCCCGAAAATACCCAGCTTACCCCCTCTACTGCCATTACACCCGGTGCAGAACCAAGTGATGCCAAAGCCAACtatgctgctgctgtgtctgaTGGAGAACCATCTAAGTGTCTTGCGCCCCACCACTCTGGCCAGGATGAACATCTGGGTGGTGATACAGTAGAGGCTGTGATTGGACAAGGACCACTAGAGTGTCCACATAGCTATGAGGAGAGGAGGGCAGACAGATGTGGGCAAGATGAGGCGAGTAACATCAGCTTTTCTCAGTCTGAGCCAGAGGTTCCACTTGATCCCCCTGAGGATCTGGAGTTCAGGGAGCCTCCTGAGGGGCAGCATGGGAGAGGGGTCGCAGATGGACAAGCCTCTGGCACCAATACCCCAGACACCCTAGGCCTCCAAACTGAGCACACTTTCCTCAGCCCTATGTCAATGGCAGCGGGCTCACCGGAGGAAGTTTCAAGCAACTTGTCCTCATCAGTTCCTCCTCTGGCTCAGACTCCCCAGCCTTCATCTCCAgcctctcctctccctcctctacATCCCTTTATAGAACAGTTTCCAGCCGAGCACATCCAGAGAATCCAGGCAGCAGGCTTTTCTGCCAGGGAGGCTGCAGAGGCACTGGAACAAGCCCATGGGGTTGTGGAGCTAGCTCTGCTGGCACTTCTAGCCCGCAGTATCACTGTGCCCACCTAGACTCAAAACCAATCACGTGAGTCCCTGGCCTCCCAAATTAGCATCTGTCTTATTTGGAACCTTGTTACCAATCCAGATGTCTCAGTCCCCCATTTTTAGCAGGGACCACGTAAAAGAAACAGGGAAATGCTGTCTCTTGGTTTGTCGTACAGACTATCCGAGAAGGAACAGGACAACTGCTGATACTTTTCTGGCTAAAAAGAAATGTGAGGTGTGTTTGCATGCAGATGTTTTGGGTCCTCACCCACTTCATTGGTTTTTAGAGATTTGGTAACATAGAATGATTTTCTTCTCGTTTCATCGTTCAGCATTGATATATTATTAAATGCCCGTTATTGATTACTGAACcattaaacattattgtaaTTCCCCCTCTTTGACATATCATACAACTACTCTTGTCTAATTTGTTAATcgtcaataaaacaaaacaatctcaGAGTGGAGTAGCATTACCCGCTACTCATACCACAGTAACTTTTGTTTGGTGAGCTTGAGATTATTCAGCACAAATGTGgatattttaatgattttttttccttttttgaatAAAACCTAATGCAACAACCCAATGATGGAAGAACTTTTGCAGTTAAGGAGGGTTGATCATTTTTGATCAAGTTTACAATTTCCATTGACAAGGGAAACCCAACATGTCAATGTTATCATCACTATAAAATAACGAGTGGGTTCGCCGTAGTACGATCATAAATGGGATTGATTGATTCAGTATGTTATTTACCGAAGGTATCTTGTACTGTATGTATCCACATTTTTCAACGCTTTGCCATGTCTAGATTACAAATCTGTTTGTAGCTCCCATTCAGGaagtcttttattttgtgtaagtTCTTCGTAGTGTGTGATCATGTGTTCAAAcatccatattttattttataatctgttttaaaaaaataaaaataaaaaaatgtcagacGTTTCATCAGTATGTCATCTATCGGGACTTTTAATGGCTTTATTTGAGTCATGTACATTATCCACAATGTTCAGGCAGATTGAATTATTTACTTTTATCTTGTATGGAATTTTAAAttgcaaataaaatgaaactagtATTTGTAAAGACGTGTGTGagttttaagtcatttttttcaaacacatgcCAAGTATAGAAAGTACGAGTTTCCATatcttgcttttaaaaaagtattctCCATAATCTTAAATaaaccatttttttaaatggacatcTTAAAGGATATGTGGTATCAAAATAATGATGTTGCCATGAGTTGGACTAAtctaaaaggtgaaaaaaaatagcCCACCGCTCTTGTGTATGGAAGCTTGTCTgcaccactgaaaaaaaaaaaagatcctttGACATCCATAAGTTTAACCTACTAACTCAGACTTCTAAGAAAATAATGTGAAACTTTGAGTTACATTAAAATTTTGAGATAATAACCTCAAACTTTGACTTACagctgtgttgttgtttttttgttttgttttggggtttttttaattgtggCAGAAACGAGCCTCCATAGGTTGTAAAACCCTGAAGGAGCATGTAAATAAACACACCTGCTTctagtttgttttttgattgCTGCTAAACGCTCAGACTGCAGGTAACTCAAACTGTGTAGTCTGATTGGCTGTGGGACACAGGAAGGCTCCATCCACATCCACTTTGGACAGGATTTAGTAAAAGATCAGTTCCAGACTACAGCTGACACCTACAGTGAGAAAAACCATTACAAACATACACTAGTTTAGAAGTCATCTACTGAGTGATTAATGTCTCAGTCACCAACCACAGATGGGAGAGAGATGCTCTGTCAGGGCTTTTCTCTGGAAAACAGCAGGGCAGAGCACACTGGAGGCCTTGATGGAGGCAGCGGGTCTTTAAACAAGCCTGAGAATTGCAGGTAAGGACCTCAGCCCCTGAAAGATGCCAATGGTTTTTAAAAACTTATGGCTGTAAACTACTTTATTATGACTACATGCATCTCAATTTCAAATGCAGTGTAGTGAAGTATAGAGTCAAAAtgagttttctgtttaaatcTTTAAAGTTTTCATCATTTTAAGTTAAACTGATGCAATGGGGAACTGGCCCCATATATgagattttctttaaaatgagtACAAAACAGGTGAGCCTTGTTATCCAGAGCTATAAAATCTTTTATCCTGTCACAGTTTTCTCTCAGACATATCTCCAGCTCTCAGATTGGTGGCTTTAAGGCGCACATgggatttgaaaaaaaatcatttggcAGCTCCCAAATTGAAAATCTTCTTGCCACCTGGACTTCAGGAAGATAACTCAAGCTCGTCCGCACAATGTGATCCGAATAAAAGCAAAGAAGGGTAAGATGAGGTGGGGATCTCTTAACTTTggcaaaaatattttatagcTAACTGCATGTGGCCTTCTTAATAAATCCAGAGAAGAGACTGTGGTTGGGGAGGAATTGCAGAGTGAACGATTCCAGTCGAAGTACATTCATATTTGTAAGTTTAACCTTCTTCTTAAGCTATCATCAtcacatttaaattttaaagcGGAATTTttgtaaagctgttttttttgtctttctcattCTGCTCTGCAGTCCCATTGTATCAGGATTACTGTCTGCAGACAATGAAAGATGATCTCCACAGACTCAAAGATGGTTTGTTGTCTGAACTGATAACTCCCAAGTATCTGCAAAGCCTGCAGACACCAATGACTTGTGCCGAAAGCCCTCAGCGAAGCACTCGTCATGCAACTCCTCGATCTCAGCCTATTAGGGTGACTCCAAGTACACTCTGGCAAGACCTGGATGAGGTGAAGGCATCTGGTCTACTCAGCAGCTTGACAGCCAGAGAGATTCGCCTTCAAGAGGtgtgcaaaaatgtaaaaaaaaaaaaaaaaaaaaaaaatctgtttcatGTATTAGAGATGATGCATGCAATTTAACTAAACTGGAAGGTACATTATAATCACACTCATGAAGCGGAGCATAAGTGTTCATATTGCTCTTAGGATCTTTAATGAAGTTAAATATGCCTGCATCAAGTTTGTTCGATCgcaacatttcag is a window from the Pelmatolapia mariae isolate MD_Pm_ZW linkage group LG5, Pm_UMD_F_2, whole genome shotgun sequence genome containing:
- the ddi2 gene encoding protein DDI1 homolog 2 isoform X2 encodes the protein MLVTVFCAPRDRPETTFALDVSPELELRDFVALCELESGIPAGEIQITYVEQPLKDLTRALGTYGVKDGDVVVLRQADRRPPPAQPAFPGLPRIDFSSITVPGTSSSANQHGAVRPQQQAPPQRAAQPSTPMAFRGSSPQGLDDPALLQQMLLSNPHELSLLKERNPPLAEALLSGDLERFTKVLLEQQQDRAKREQERIRLLTADPFDLEAQAKIEEDIRQHNVEENMTIAMEEAPESFGQVVMLYINCKVNGHPVKAFVDSGAQMTIMSQACAERCNIMRLVDRRWAGIAKGVGTQKIIGRVHLAQVQIEGDFLPCSFSILEDQPMDMLLGLDMLKRHQCSIDLKKSVLLIGTTGTETRFLSEAELPECARLAYGTEGREDARPEELADRELAEALQRSIQESGQH
- the ddi2 gene encoding protein DDI1 homolog 2 isoform X1; this encodes MLVTVFCAPRDRPETTFALDVSPELELRDFVALCELESGIPAGEIQITYVEQPLKDLTRALGTYGVKDGDVVVLRQADRRPPPAQPAFPGLPRIDFSSITVPGTSSSANQHGAVRPQQQAPPQRAAQPSTPMAFRGSSPQGLDDPALLQQMLLSNPHELSLLKERNPPLAEALLSGDLERFTKVLLEQQQDRAKREQERIRLLTADPFDLEAQAKIEEDIRQHNVEENMTIAMEEAPESFGQVVMLYINCKVNGHPVKAFVDSGAQMTIMSQACAERCNIMRLVDRRWAGIAKGVGTQKIIGRVHLAQVQIEGDFLPCSFSILEDQPMDMLLGLDMLKRHQCSIDLKKSVLLIGTTGTETRFLSEAELPECARLAYGTEGREDARPEELADRELAEALQRSIQESDMNYVSQDPGGELQPGAIKGDAESDEVENSSMLPHSEELSPIQPMEQEVTECDTAVTTEVGPGAPREPDSIEMESPTASDSVVCSERDQPDGEHCSSSESIPSLASALRELHELLVSNNCAQSQNRSTSCSPSNPFRQDTDNMSPEPCTSIPENTQLTPSTAITPGAEPSDAKANYAAAVSDGEPSKCLAPHHSGQDEHLGGDTVEAVIGQGPLECPHSYEERRADRCGQDEASNISFSQSEPEVPLDPPEDLEFREPPEGQHGRGVADGQASGTNTPDTLGLQTEHTFLSPMSMAAGSPEEVSSNLSSSVPPLAQTPQPSSPASPLPPLHPFIEQFPAEHIQRIQAAGFSAREAAEALEQAHGVVELALLALLARSITVPT